The Candidatus Gracilibacteria bacterium genome includes a window with the following:
- a CDS encoding DNA translocase FtsK gives MARKKTQHQSFMTVELQNILAGGILIVLGVLMFLSTKETSVIGQYFAIAGGKLFSPEGYRWIFPPITVALGTMILVKKASWSSTRFIGLFIYFIATTSLVGLWKDKTIGIFDLHKNMVTFLGQSAAVLTLIVLFFASLYMTLRISYRTILSKVRDRVPSLSTMREVVLPSSEEEDEVPKKVKGDNPYKKKAEELEKKLADLHKAKEKREEKVPLSGKAIISNAFSGLTKKVPLETIDGKVIESKTPAKAVDFGTWDFPSVKLLNEIEHKNTVSPDEIEEKSILIQKTFLQFGIDVEMEEECVGPTVIQYRLRPSEGVRLSKIESLKKDLTLALKAKSIRIQAPIPGLGLVGIEVPNEKRDIVGIKEVLTDDTFRHHKSKLALAIGKDINGDFIVGDLAKMPHLLIAGQTGSGKSVGMNGFILSMLYKNTPSELRMIMVDPKQVELGIYDGIPHLLTPVINSPDKALNALKWGVAEMERRYSTMKPMNVRNLEEYNAKVGNKDRMPVIVIIIDELADLMMSGNKKEVEAAITRIAQKARAVGLHLILATQRPSVDVITGLIKANVPSRVAFTVASNIDSRTILDQIGAEDLLGRGDMLYFPTGAMATTRIQGVLVETDEVERVVNHIKRTIDPAMLEDIYDHSIIEGDRGNWEGSVGGDNSGNSNFEEDPKIIEEAIELVRNAGKCSTSMLQRHLKLGYGRAARVVDILENLGIVGPADGSKPREVIG, from the coding sequence ATGGCAAGAAAGAAAACACAACACCAGAGCTTCATGACTGTAGAGCTCCAGAATATCCTCGCATGAGGAATATTGATCGTTCTCGGAGTCCTCATGTTCCTCTCCACCAAGGAGACATCTGTTATCGGTCAGTATTTTGCGATTGCTTGAGGCAAGCTTTTCTCCCCAGAATGATATCGTTGGATATTTCCTCCGATTACTGTCGCGCTCGGAACGATGATTCTCGTGAAAAAGGCTTCTTGGTCTTCGACGCGTTTTATAGGACTTTTTATATATTTCATCGCAACGACTTCTCTAGTCGGACTGTGGAAAGATAAAACGATAGGTATTTTTGATCTCCATAAGAATATGGTAACATTCCTCGGACAATCTGCTGCAGTACTTACACTCATCGTTCTCTTCTTCGCGAGCCTCTATATGACACTCCGAATCTCCTATAGAACCATTCTTTCGAAAGTTCGCGATAGGGTACCTTCGCTCTCTACGATGCGAGAAGTAGTACTTCCAAGTTCCGAGGAAGAAGATGAAGTCCCGAAAAAAGTAAAATGAGATAATCCCTACAAAAAGAAAGCGGAAGAACTCGAGAAAAAACTCGCTGACCTCCACAAGGCGAAAGAAAAACGCGAAGAAAAAGTACCACTCTCTGGAAAAGCAATTATTTCCAATGCATTTTCTGGACTCACGAAAAAAGTTCCTCTCGAAACCATCGATGGAAAAGTAATAGAATCCAAAACCCCTGCGAAGGCAGTAGATTTCGGAACGTGGGACTTCCCGAGTGTGAAACTCCTGAATGAGATCGAACACAAAAATACCGTCTCACCCGATGAGATCGAAGAGAAATCTATCCTCATCCAGAAGACATTTCTCCAGTTCGGCATCGACGTCGAGATGGAAGAAGAGTGTGTATGACCGACAGTGATACAGTACCGTCTCCGTCCATCAGAGTGAGTCCGATTATCGAAAATCGAATCCCTAAAGAAAGACCTTACTCTCGCACTCAAAGCAAAATCTATCCGTATCCAAGCACCAATCCCAGGACTTGGACTCGTGGGAATCGAAGTACCGAATGAGAAACGGGATATTGTCGGAATCAAGGAAGTCCTCACAGATGATACATTCAGACACCACAAGTCGAAACTCGCGCTCGCAATAGGGAAAGATATCAATGGGGATTTTATTGTCGGGGACCTGGCGAAGATGCCGCACCTCCTCATCGCGGGTCAGACCGGTTCAGGGAAATCCGTGGGAATGAATGGATTCATCCTCTCGATGCTCTATAAGAACACTCCATCGGAACTCCGTATGATCATGGTAGATCCGAAACAAGTCGAGCTCGGTATCTATGATGGTATCCCTCATCTTCTTACACCAGTGATCAATTCGCCAGACAAGGCACTCAATGCGCTCAAGTGGTGAGTTGCCGAGATGGAACGTCGCTATAGTACGATGAAACCAATGAACGTGCGCAACCTCGAAGAGTATAATGCGAAAGTTGGCAATAAAGATAGAATGCCAGTTATAGTCATCATTATCGACGAACTCGCTGACCTCATGATGAGCGGGAACAAGAAAGAAGTCGAAGCAGCCATCACACGTATTGCTCAGAAGGCTCGTGCCGTCGGACTCCATCTCATCCTCGCGACACAGCGTCCATCCGTCGATGTTATCACCGGACTTATCAAGGCGAATGTCCCATCTCGTGTTGCATTCACTGTTGCATCCAATATCGACTCTCGCACGATTCTCGATCAGATCGGAGCCGAAGATCTCCTCGGTCGCGGTGATATGCTCTACTTCCCGACCGGTGCCATGGCAACCACTCGTATCCAATGAGTTCTCGTCGAGACGGATGAGGTCGAACGCGTCGTGAATCATATCAAGCGCACGATCGATCCTGCAATGCTCGAAGATATTTATGATCACTCTATTATCGAAGGAGATCGTGGGAATTGGGAGGGAAGTGTCGGTGGAGACAATAGTGGAAATAGTAACTTCGAAGAGGATCCAAAAATCATCGAAGAAGCGATTGAACTCGTACGCAATGCAGGAAAATGTTCTACATCCATGCTCCAGAGACACCTCAAGCTCGGTTATGGCCGAGCTGCTCGTGTCGTGGATATTCTCGAAAACCTCGGCATTGTCGGACCTGCGGACGGAAGTAAGCCGAGAGAGGTTATAGGATAG
- the map gene encoding type I methionyl aminopeptidase, with product MPRILIKTPEQIEGIRKAGKLTAMTLDMIGQYVKPEISTLELDNIMNAFILKNGGVSACIDYLGNNKWGKGPSAYKKCTCISLNDVICHGIPREDEVLKEGDILNIDVTTIVDGYFGDASRMYTVGEVSEQAKHVVNVAKKSLEIGIKEVRPGNHFGNIGYEIAKYAESNGCSVVREYTGHGVGVHFHEEPYVYHKAEKNSGPKMQPGMIFTIEPMINSGKFATKLDKDQWTVRTKDGSLSAQWEHTILVTEKGCEILTKA from the coding sequence ATGCCACGAATCCTTATAAAAACTCCCGAACAAATCGAATGAATCCGCAAAGCAGGAAAACTCACAGCTATGACACTCGATATGATCGGACAGTACGTAAAACCTGAAATATCCACTCTCGAACTCGATAATATCATGAATGCATTTATCCTGAAAAATGGGGGAGTATCCGCATGTATCGATTACCTCGGGAATAATAAGTGGGGGAAGTGACCAAGTGCCTACAAGAAATGTACTTGTATTTCTCTCAACGATGTTATCTGTCACGGAATTCCTCGAGAAGATGAAGTACTGAAAGAAGGAGATATTCTCAATATCGATGTCACAACGATTGTCGATGGATATTTCGGCGATGCGAGCCGCATGTATACGGTTGGGGAAGTGAGTGAACAGGCGAAACATGTGGTGAATGTTGCGAAAAAATCGCTCGAAATCGGTATAAAGGAAGTTCGTCCAGGAAATCATTTCGGCAATATCGGGTATGAGATAGCGAAATATGCGGAATCAAACGGATGTTCCGTTGTCCGCGAATACACGGGACATGGCGTCGGAGTCCACTTCCACGAAGAACCATACGTCTATCACAAAGCTGAGAAAAATAGTGGCCCAAAAATGCAACCAGGCATGATATTCACGATCGAACCGATGATCAATAGTGGAAAATTCGCCACCAAGCTCGACAAAGACCAATGGACTGTCCGAACGAAAGACTGATCTCTCTCAGCACAATGGGAACATACTATTCTCGTGACAGAGAAATGATGTGAAATACTCACAAAAGCATAA
- a CDS encoding KTSC domain-containing protein yields the protein MRRESVYSSNIISIGYDPERQLLEIEFHGGGIYQYIGVPHHIYNALMSAPSHGVYFAQNIRLKYQMVTE from the coding sequence ATGCGTCGTGAATCAGTCTATTCTTCAAATATCATATCCATCTGATATGACCCCGAGCGTCAACTCCTCGAAATTGAATTCCATGGTGGTGGCATCTACCAATATATAGGAGTTCCTCATCATATATATAATGCTCTCATGTCCGCACCATCACATGGAGTGTATTTCGCACAAAATATCCGACTGAAGTATCAGATGGTGACGGAGTAA
- the htpX gene encoding protease HtpX, with translation MFTYIKRISLFLLTNLAVLVLLGFVMSVVNYFYPNLLTAYGDFTSLLAFAAIFGFGGAIISLLLSRWQAKKMYGIILLDSATLHQEDARLQLVYQTVERIAKSKNIDMPEVGYYESAEPNAFATGASRNSALVAVSTGLLNTMENREIEGVVGHEMAHVLNGDMVTLTLITGVMNTFVIVLSHIVSRIVAGFLSRSDSDEGGISQLSYFLVYNVLQVVFGLLASIVIMYFSRMREYRADLGGAEFTSKASMIAGLKRLQQLTKLQDRHVDNGKLTAFMISEPDSFWSTHPSLDNRIKALEENYQLP, from the coding sequence ATGTTTACCTATATCAAACGTATTTCTCTTTTTCTTCTCACGAACTTGGCAGTCCTTGTACTTCTTGGATTCGTCATGTCTGTGGTGAATTATTTCTATCCGAATCTTCTCACGGCATATGGTGACTTCACGAGTCTTCTTGCCTTTGCTGCGATATTCGGGTTCGGTGGAGCTATTATTTCTCTTCTTCTTTCTCGATGGCAGGCGAAGAAAATGTATGGGATAATTCTCCTGGATTCTGCTACTCTCCATCAGGAAGATGCTCGTCTCCAGCTCGTCTATCAGACGGTCGAGCGTATCGCGAAATCGAAGAATATCGACATGCCAGAAGTAGGATACTATGAATCGGCAGAACCCAATGCTTTCGCAACTGGTGCATCCAGAAATAGTGCTCTCGTCGCAGTCTCTACAGGACTTCTGAATACTATGGAAAATCGCGAAATCGAATGAGTCGTCGGGCATGAGATGGCACATGTGCTCAATGGTGACATGGTAACACTCACACTTATTACCGGTGTGATGAATACTTTCGTCATTGTACTTTCTCACATTGTATCCCGCATTGTTGCCGGTTTTCTCTCACGTTCTGATAGTGATGAAGGTGGTATTTCCCAGCTCTCATATTTTCTGGTATACAATGTATTACAAGTTGTATTCGGACTTCTTGCTTCTATTGTTATCATGTATTTCTCTCGTATGCGAGAATATCGTGCAGATCTCGGCGGAGCTGAGTTCACTTCGAAGGCAAGTATGATAGCTGGACTCAAACGTCTCCAACAACTCACGAAACTCCAAGATCGTCATGTAGATAACGGGAAACTCACGGCATTCATGATATCTGAGCCAGATTCATTCTGGTCGACGCATCCCTCGCTCGATAATCGTATCAAAGCACTCGAAGAAAACTACCAACTTCCATAA
- a CDS encoding AbrB/MazE/SpoVT family DNA-binding domain-containing protein: MFGKAKKEVPAKASIGVKMHGSVTVGTKGQIVIPKDVRDMLEIGEGDTLMTMTKYGKFVGFIKAEDMEEFIELLKSECNI, encoded by the coding sequence ATGTTCGGTAAAGCCAAAAAAGAAGTTCCAGCCAAAGCAAGCATCGGAGTCAAAATGCATGGTTCTGTCACTGTCGGAACTAAGGGACAGATCGTTATCCCGAAAGATGTTCGCGATATGCTCGAAATAGGTGAAGGCGATACACTCATGACGATGACGAAATATGGAAAATTCGTCGGATTCATCAAGGCGGAAGATATGGAAGAATTCATCGAACTTCTCAAATCTGAGTGTAACATATAG
- a CDS encoding biotin/lipoyl-binding protein, with protein MKKNIFILGILLSLVLSSCGSDTTDTTTLSGSTGTGVTKTPFLISTLKVSDTLGTVEVEKTSRITASSSLTLTSQGAGEIGKLLVKEGQKIKAGTTIAVLKDTINNFDLRLAQAENTVTMQDATIATTKINLDQAVENARIGLERAQQSYDTLTDKNAIQYDTLVNSNGKTLDAYNQNYKSYISDVDRLMTQLLFEGDKILGITTTNEHANDNWEHYLGVHNGDSYALAKEEWGKMYEVRGAIRARMEKGAYLQTQTINDDLELVGSGYTELQKFTDAMILMIQNNLIGAGLSTELQSGWVTAWNTYKGLVQSGEATFNGWKSQTTVFFKSYQNSELATKLALASLSRNLTAEENAIINGSTDIRVNYESARIDLKDKITNAKLSLDQAQLAYNNALKSREATLTQLDATKRNSQIALDQARRDYAKLSISAPVDGTVTKMIANVGQTVNAGSAIAEFSGKQPQIVVDVDSSLASSLGIGNTVNISVDNTTLTGTVTAVSHIANANLLSTIRIAVQDGEKYIGKSASIRFTSIANNNSGSILLPINAVKIISEEEGEISLFSPETGLMKKTVTLGQVNNTSIEVFGQFNINDAIITTDISNYDELRNTLTLQ; from the coding sequence ATGAAAAAGAATATTTTTATTCTCGGCATATTATTGAGCCTCGTACTGAGCTCATGCTGAAGTGACACTACTGATACTACTACGCTTTCTGGATCAACAGGAACAGGAGTTACCAAAACTCCATTTCTCATATCCACTCTAAAAGTCTCTGATACTCTCGGAACAGTAGAGGTCGAAAAAACGAGTCGTATCACTGCGAGTTCGAGCCTCACACTCACGAGCCAATGAGCAGGAGAAATCGGAAAACTTCTCGTGAAAGAAGGACAAAAAATAAAAGCTGGAACGACGATTGCTGTTCTCAAAGATACTATCAATAATTTCGACCTTCGACTCGCTCAGGCAGAAAATACAGTGACGATGCAGGATGCAACTATCGCAACTACGAAAATCAATCTCGATCAGGCTGTCGAAAATGCTCGAATTGGACTCGAACGTGCTCAGCAATCATACGACACCCTCACAGATAAAAATGCGATTCAGTATGATACACTCGTGAATAGCAATGGTAAAACTCTCGATGCCTACAACCAGAACTACAAGAGTTATATTTCCGATGTTGATCGTCTGATGACACAACTCCTTTTCGAAGGAGACAAAATCCTCGGAATCACTACCACAAATGAGCATGCGAATGACAATTGGGAGCACTACCTCGGAGTACATAATGGTGATAGTTATGCACTCGCAAAAGAAGAATGGGGGAAAATGTATGAAGTTCGCGGAGCGATTCGTGCACGAATGGAGAAAGGTGCCTATCTCCAAACACAGACAATCAATGATGATCTGGAACTCGTGGGAAGCGGGTATACTGAACTTCAGAAATTCACAGATGCTATGATTCTAATGATACAGAATAATCTCATAGGAGCTGGGCTTTCTACTGAACTTCAGAGTGGATGGGTCACTGCATGGAATACCTACAAGTGATTGGTTCAATCGGGAGAAGCAACATTCAATGGCTGGAAATCACAGACAACTGTGTTTTTCAAATCCTATCAGAATAGTGAACTCGCGACGAAACTCGCTCTCGCAAGCCTCTCGCGCAATCTCACAGCAGAAGAAAATGCAATCATAAATGGATCAACCGATATACGTGTCAACTATGAATCTGCACGAATCGATCTCAAAGACAAGATTACCAACGCAAAACTTTCTCTCGATCAAGCGCAACTCGCATATAATAATGCTCTCAAGTCTCGTGAAGCAACTCTCACACAACTCGATGCAACGAAGAGAAATTCCCAGATCGCACTCGATCAAGCTCGTCGTGACTATGCCAAACTCTCTATCTCAGCACCGGTCGATGGAACTGTGACAAAGATGATCGCAAATGTCGGACAGACCGTGAACGCAGGAAGTGCTATCGCAGAATTTTCTGGAAAACAACCCCAGATTGTCGTCGATGTTGATTCGTCTCTCGCGAGTTCACTCGGAATTGGCAATACAGTGAATATTTCTGTAGACAATACAACTCTCACAGGAACAGTAACTGCCGTTTCTCATATTGCGAATGCGAACCTCCTTTCTACTATCAGAATCGCGGTTCAGGATGGAGAGAAATATATCGGAAAAAGTGCTTCTATAAGATTCACTTCTATAGCAAACAATAATAGTGGTTCTATACTTCTTCCTATTAACGCCGTGAAGATCATATCAGAAGAAGAAGGAGAAATTTCTCTTTTCTCTCCGGAAACTGGTCTCATGAAAAAAACGGTCACACTCGGGCAAGTCAACAATACAAGCATCGAAGTATTCGGACAATTCAATATCAATGATGCTATCATAACGACAGATATAAGCAACTATGATGAACTCCGAAATACACTCACGCTCCAATAA
- a CDS encoding efflux RND transporter permease subunit, whose amino-acid sequence MNNRHQEIREKLNTGFFGFWVKQFRISYLVVIALIIMGMIAIIKIPKESSPSVNLGMISIMTLYPGTSPVDMDSLVTDKIYKKIKDIKGIDTITSNSVLGASNILVNVRTDANTKDLLNDIRNKVSGVQLPADAKTPIITEIETDTNSTFSVFLYSKNPNTSKALLYDRAIQLQHAIEKASGVNKVNLSAGSTQKSVGVGGGGNDSSYDVDIIISDEKLSNLGLNIGTIASIIQGYNRDQPIGNYSVGDKNYDFRIEGKNKESFDFLQIPISLPKGGTILLGDIASIERKYISDATNYLVLGGTGEVQSYEYVGLTVNKTDSASIFTASKNAKQVIEDTFKNSDFSGFGYSYGNDLADTINDDYQELLHEAMITLSLVFVAMYLFVGFKDSLFATITLPLAFLATFLLLYYNGYTMNFLTNFSLILSFGIAVDTIIVIVQAASAKIRVGYNPESAIMLALREYAVPIIAGVMTTIVVFIPMMTLPGIIGKFLAYIPVTIFGVLATGLVLALTVNSALYLLFVKKRKTYVDDAHALEYATDEEKELLLIERDGKARIAEKGAPLRIRIIHTITEWYKKILRNFLEHTYLRRTAIIAPVVFLFFGFIVFAPKIGVDIFPASDNNILNGTIEGPVGQRTETTVKALSGMSNILSGYDEVDYASVSIQDNTATLSIQLQKKKIRDSKNQMDVFAFEKVIGEKFKIYEAMGYKVAIEALKGGPPGSKAIGIKLLAENTDGLPTLINVSKDFEAFLKKMPGTKNVGRSSNDTPGQFIFKLKKDLLAEYGISPALIYSQITQTVNGITVGSIEDNNEDMDIKIRSSKFGDDVKMEDILSIPITVGTSSYMVRDFVDTTITNATAVVSREDGDIQITAEANLEQGLDTVTNQAKLIEYAKSYPFPKGITYSSGGENESNSELVLAIVSAFFIALIVIFAILTLQFNSFSQPAIVLYSVIMSIPFVMIGLLLTDNKFSLPFGIGFIAFTGIAVNHGIILISAINENLNKGMEGITALVEAGSSRLEPMLLTTVTTALGILPIALRDKFWSGMGFTIIFGIIAASAITLFVVKGIYYEIYVAKHESIWTKIKRKFSERKKRKISE is encoded by the coding sequence ATGAATAATCGTCATCAAGAAATACGGGAAAAATTGAACACTGGATTCTTTGGTTTCTGGGTGAAACAGTTTCGAATCTCCTATTTGGTTGTCATTGCACTCATCATCATGGGGATGATCGCCATTATCAAAATCCCAAAAGAATCGAGTCCATCCGTCAATCTCGGCATGATATCAATCATGACTCTCTATCCTGGAACCAGTCCAGTCGATATGGATTCTCTCGTGACAGACAAGATCTACAAAAAAATCAAAGATATCAAATGAATCGATACTATCACTTCGAACTCTGTGCTCTGAGCATCAAACATTTTGGTCAACGTTCGTACTGATGCGAATACAAAAGATCTCCTCAATGATATCAGAAATAAAGTGAGTGGCGTACAACTTCCTGCTGATGCCAAAACACCAATCATCACCGAAATAGAAACTGATACTAATAGCACATTTTCCGTTTTTCTCTATTCGAAAAATCCGAATACAAGCAAGGCTCTCCTCTATGATCGTGCCATACAACTCCAACATGCTATCGAGAAAGCAAGTGGCGTGAATAAAGTGAATCTCTCTGCAGGAAGTACACAAAAATCAGTCGGTGTATGAGGTGGTGGAAATGATTCAAGCTATGATGTAGATATTATTATTTCTGATGAGAAACTCAGTAATCTCGGACTCAATATTGGCACAATAGCGAGTATCATTCAGTGATACAATCGAGATCAACCGATAGGCAATTATTCTGTCTGAGACAAGAATTATGATTTCCGCATAGAAGGGAAGAACAAGGAAAGCTTTGACTTTCTCCAGATTCCTATTTCTCTCCCAAAATGAGGAACTATTCTCCTCGGCGATATCGCTAGTATAGAAAGAAAATATATCAGTGATGCTACAAACTATCTCGTTCTCTGAGGAACAGGAGAAGTTCAATCATACGAATATGTCGGACTCACAGTGAACAAAACAGATAGCGCTAGTATTTTTACTGCGAGCAAAAATGCGAAACAGGTCATCGAAGATACTTTCAAGAATTCGGATTTTTCTGGTTTTTGATACAGTTATGGGAATGACCTCGCCGACACAATCAATGATGATTATCAGGAATTGTTACATGAGGCGATGATCACACTGTCGCTCGTATTCGTAGCGATGTATTTATTCGTTGGGTTCAAGGATTCACTTTTCGCAACCATCACCCTACCACTTGCATTTCTGGCGACATTTTTGCTCCTCTATTACAACGGATACACGATGAATTTTCTGACGAATTTTTCATTGATCCTCTCGTTCGGTATTGCAGTAGATACGATTATCGTGATCGTCCAGGCTGCAAGTGCAAAAATCCGCGTCGGATATAATCCAGAATCTGCCATCATGCTCGCTCTCAGAGAATATGCAGTGCCGATTATTGCTGGTGTGATGACGACTATTGTGGTGTTTATTCCGATGATGACTCTTCCAGGAATTATCGGAAAATTCCTCGCCTATATTCCTGTCACGATTTTCTGAGTACTTGCTACAGGACTCGTGCTCGCACTGACTGTCAATAGTGCACTCTATCTCCTGTTCGTCAAAAAAAGAAAGACCTATGTCGATGATGCACATGCGCTCGAATATGCCACCGATGAAGAGAAAGAACTTCTCCTTATTGAACGTGACGGAAAAGCAAGAATTGCAGAAAAATGAGCACCATTACGAATCCGAATAATCCATACTATCACCGAATGGTACAAAAAAATCCTGAGAAATTTTCTCGAACACACGTACCTCAGAAGAACCGCAATTATCGCTCCTGTTGTATTTCTCTTTTTCGGATTCATTGTTTTCGCACCAAAAATTGGGGTGGATATTTTCCCAGCTTCAGATAATAACATCCTCAATGGAACTATAGAATGACCCGTGGGACAACGCACAGAGACAACCGTAAAAGCACTTTCTGGGATGAGTAATATTCTTTCTGGATATGACGAAGTCGACTATGCAAGTGTCAGTATCCAAGATAATACAGCCACTCTCAGTATTCAACTCCAGAAAAAGAAGATTCGCGATAGCAAAAACCAAATGGATGTTTTTGCTTTCGAAAAAGTCATCGGAGAAAAATTCAAGATATATGAAGCCATGGGATACAAAGTCGCCATCGAAGCACTCAAATGAGGACCTCCAGGATCGAAAGCAATCGGTATTAAGCTCCTAGCAGAGAATACTGATGGACTTCCAACACTCATCAATGTATCAAAAGATTTCGAGGCATTCCTGAAAAAAATGCCAGGAACCAAAAATGTTGGACGATCTTCGAATGATACCCCGTGACAATTCATCTTCAAGCTCAAAAAAGATCTCCTCGCAGAATATGGAATCAGTCCAGCACTCATATACTCTCAGATTACCCAGACAGTGAATGGTATCACTGTAGGTTCCATCGAGGACAACAATGAGGATATGGATATCAAAATCCGATCCAGCAAATTCTGAGACGATGTGAAAATGGAAGACATACTTTCTATTCCGATCACCGTCGGAACATCGAGTTATATGGTACGAGATTTTGTAGACACCACCATCACCAATGCTACAGCGGTGGTGTCTCGAGAAGATGGTGATATCCAGATAACCGCGGAAGCCAATCTCGAACAATGACTCGATACCGTGACGAATCAAGCGAAACTCATAGAATACGCGAAATCATATCCATTTCCAAAATGAATTACCTATTCGAGTGGATGAGAAAATGAGTCAAATAGTGAACTCGTACTTGCGATTGTGTCAGCATTTTTCATCGCACTTATCGTCATATTCGCGATTCTCACGCTCCAATTCAATAGTTTCTCTCAACCAGCGATTGTCCTCTATTCAGTCATCATGTCGATACCATTTGTGATGATAGGACTCCTTTTGACAGACAACAAATTCTCTCTTCCTTTTGGTATTGGATTCATTGCCTTCACAGGAATCGCTGTGAATCATGGTATTATCCTGATTTCTGCTATCAATGAGAATCTGAATAAATGAATGGAATGAATAACAGCACTTGTCGAGGCAGGATCAAGCCGTCTCGAACCAATGCTCCTCACAACCGTGACCACCGCACTCGGTATCCTTCCGATTGCACTTCGTGATAAGTTCTGGTCTGGTATGGGATTCACGATCATCTTCGGTATCATCGCCGCATCCGCTATCACTCTCTTCGTCGTGAAGGGAATCTACTATGAGATATACGTTGCGAAACACGAATCCATATGGACAAAAATAAAAAGGAAATTCTCTGAACGAAAGAAAAGAAAAATCAGTGAATAA
- a CDS encoding Holliday junction resolvase-like protein: MEIQYIIIGTVFGLFLGFFLAKIVFLGQKKSFQRDAIRGSRNSITGEIYEKILPALPDFPYTPKDMVFIGKGTDYIIFDGLSEGSLREIIFLELKSGRAVLNANEKSIKNIIAQKRVRFSEYRIGSVRN; this comes from the coding sequence ATGGAGATTCAGTATATTATTATCGGAACGGTATTCGGATTATTTCTTGGATTTTTTCTCGCGAAGATTGTTTTTCTCGGTCAGAAGAAATCCTTCCAACGCGATGCTATCCGAGGTTCGCGCAACAGTATCACGTGAGAAATATATGAGAAAATTCTTCCAGCACTTCCTGATTTTCCCTATACACCGAAAGATATGGTATTTATCGGGAAAGGTACGGATTATATTATCTTTGATGGACTCTCAGAATGATCTCTTCGAGAGATTATTTTTCTCGAGCTCAAGAGTGGCAGAGCCGTATTGAATGCGAATGAGAAAAGTATAAAAAATATCATTGCCCAAAAACGTGTGCGATTCAGTGAGTATCGTATTGGAAGTGTGAGGAATTAG